tggttgaatatataaaatatggataaagtaagaaaaatgTGTAAAAAGTTGGATGGtcgtaagaaaaaaaataaaaataaagtaaaaagaaaGTGAGTAGAAAATGATAAATATGTGGGATAGAAGGGTAaggtaataattttttttgtccaaaaatatgATAAAGTAAAGTGTAAAGAAAATCATTAAACAAActaaacggaaagcgtaaaggtctttttgaaacggaggtagtattttttattgttaaatttaaatttcattaattaattaaaataattaaagtatgATTAACGTTAATCATATTcgctccgtcccttaatactcgcaccgctttccttttcggacggtcccttaatacttgcaccgattctataaatggaaatttttttaccaatattatattatttctcatatttacctactaacccactccctacaaaaaaaaacatttaaaaattcacatcccCACCAACCCTTAcatattttccactaactatattaaaaaaaacctcactatcaactaccCATTGAATTAATAGGtcaatcacaaattcttatttacaatggttgtacaataattattgtacaacggagtaaaagttaagtcaaaatgcttaaaagttatgcttatatatataaaagttatctaacttttagtgataaattttttcattttaataaaacttatttcttcaaaatctctaataatgtaaaaaattaatcatttaatcctttaaaatgtttatctatcaactttttttttactaatataaaagttaattaaaactaggttaaagttacaaaaaaattggttaaagttatcttggtgtacaataaatttattgtacaccttgtgcgcgcaagaccttttgtaagtcaattcaagtatgTTAAACTcccaccggtcaaaccggtacGAATActaagaaacggagggagtaaccgACAACTTTTAGCaaactagttgttggatcgtgcgctagcgcgcacgatcccccaaggtaaacaaaattatttttgtaaaaatgttacttaaaactaggaacttacaatttatggtaaatgctagaaatgatatgttaaagttagatgttggatttacatgtaacgggaaatagaaaccatatgcgttttaattgatagttcgaaggtacaatatataggaaattatacccaaagaaaacaatacattttgtatagcaatggaagggtgaaaccgtaaatgctctattgttaagaataagacaaaataaaacaaagaaggaaatgaggggcatgcacgtaaatgcactattgagtgaatagtaatcaaagtatgaagctttataagtgttaggattaaGTATCAATTCGCAAAGTTACAAAAACCAAGTAATACGAGATTACGAGTAAgcaaattttcttttattaacatTATCCGAGTTTTAAAAGGACAGCACGTGCAAGGGCAAGACGGTAACAACAATAACCTTTGCTTGCAAGATTCTTTTAATATTCAAACATCTTTGTTCTTTCCCCCCACCAACACTTCACGCGTTTATTTAAACAAAGTTGCATTTCAAGCAAGCTAACTTCATGATTCTTTCATTTCCAATTTCAGATCGTAACCATTTCcatttctctctccattttccaggttctatcgtttatttaattaatcattcTTCAAATTCACGATCTTTTAATTTTCTCCATTTCATTTGTAAATATATTGATTTAGATTTTAATCTGTTGAATCATATTTTTCAAGTTCAACAGATTTGTACTAGATTCATACTTATCATTGATTTGATTTCTGATTGTTGTTATTGCAATTAGATCAGATATCACTGATTTTTCGAATTTGAATTGCTGATAAATGAATACTGGTAGCTCAATTGGAGTTTCTACTATGAATTTTAGTTGTAGAACTCTGATTAGTCGTAGTAGAAATTCATTCATTTTAGGGATTTCTAAGAACAGTATCCTGATTGATGATTTGTCGACGTTACGGAGTTATAGATCGAATTATAAGCTTAGGAGGTATAAATATGATCACTGTACATCCAAAATCGTAGGTAGTAAATGTAAGAATGGCTCGAATCGGAAGGATTTTAGTGATTCCGGTTCATGGGGTCGGGCTAAGATATTTAGGCGATGTTGTCGTGGTAACGATAGGAGTAGGGGTGTTTCCATGGTAATGAATGTGGCGTCGGATGTGAGGAATCATTcgacatcatcatcatcatcctcgtcGTTGTCTGAAGCTCGTGTTAATGAGAAGAGCTTTGAGAAGTACTACATTCAAGGTGGGTTGAATGTAGGTGTAGACGCAAAGCCTTTGGTGATAGACAGGATAGAAGATGGTTCAGGATTAGGAGTAGAAGAAAAAGAGGATAGTATAGGTGTAAATACCAATGACATAGAGGGTATGAACGAGGTTGAAGCTTCCTCTCATAAAGCCAAGTTTTCGGAGATTGAGCAGGAGGCTTGGGGGCTGTTGAGGAACTCAATTCTGAATTATTGTGGAAATCCAGTTGGGACAGTGGCTGCAAATGACCCCAATGACAAGGAGGCGCTTAACTATGATCAAGTTTTTATCCGTGATTTTGTCCCTTCTGCACTTGCATTCTTACTCAAAGGGGAAGGAGACATTGTGAAGAATTTTCTGCTTCATACTTTGCAATTGCAGGTAATCTCTTGTAACCTTTAATGACACTAGAATGTCACTTCTGTTTAGACTTCAGCTGCATCTATGGTAGTTTCATAGTTTGCTGCGTATTTTATTCTTGACTATGTTTTTTGCTTCTGCCTATGTAAAATCACTTTATTTTTACTATGTTCTTTGCTGTTGTCTAAGTAGAATTACTTAATTCTATACTATGTTCTTTAATTTGCTGTTGTCTATGTAGAATTACTTTATTCTTGACTATGTTCTTTGTTGCTGTCCCTTGAATTAATATTATGCCGTTTATGCCCAACTATTAGAAGTTACACATCGTAATATAGGCAGTTGTTCAGAAGATTCTGGTGTCAGTAATCCATGGGTTCAATCTATGTTCACTGCTTAAACATCGTATACACTATTGATGCTGTTTTCTTGAAGGATCAACTACCTGAATATCATATACTAGCAAGGATATCCTTTTGACACTAAGCATGCATCAAAGTGTTATGGGGACCAACATTAGTGAAAGAAACAGCTGGTTTCTTTAAACATTGGTTAAGTTCTTTCTATCAATTACACTCCTTAATATTTGTGATAAGTCAACATGGACAACATACTGGGATAGAGGGCGTATTGTTATGAAATTCTTAATCTTAGCTGAGAGATCTATGGATGTTAAGTTTGTCATTAAAATTATAGGTAGTTAATAGTAAAATAACTCAATATAAGTAAATGTTAATTTTGCTGTCGACTTAGAACTTAGAAGATAAATTAGTTTCATCAATCAGTAACATCCCAGGCACTGAATTATCTTTTTTGGCAAATCTGCTGTGGTAGGGAGTTAGGGACTAGGAGCAGGTTGTACTCCCTACTCACGAGTTTAATGAATATTGACTAATCCGCTAAGAGACTTAGAGACATCATTTGCACAACTCCTAAGTTCGTGATAAAACAAAATTGAGAGATATTATGTTTGGGACTTGAGTTCTTGACTGAAAATGTTGTTTAGTTTAAGTGTAACAGTCAAATTGATCCTTGGTTTTGTGTGCCTCTTCCTAATTGACACTGATCCGTCCATATAGAAGTAAATAGTCTTGTTGTTTCAACATCTTAAGATTAAGAACTTAATTTGGTTGACCAAGATACCCTTGAGTACTACTTGATTTGGGCTTAGTTTACCTGGTAAGAGAGAGAGGAAGTAGATATCAGTAACCAATAGGCAAAGACCTAATTAAATATCAGTACCACAAATGCACCAGGGAATACATAATATTCTTTATCCAATAGGTATACTTTTCTAGCCAGGAAGTGGGAAGTGAGCTCCGAGGTCTGCACTCAACCCAAAAGATTATCTGATGGAATACAGGGGATAATGATCTGATTATAGTTAAGAAGTGGAGAATAGCAGTGGGGGCATTTTAGGTGTTGTGCATAAAGTTTCTTATTACCATTTTATGAAAGGTGACCTTATTTCTTGTACATTTGAAAATAGTAAAAGTGAAAATTATTTCCAGGCGGGAGTAAAATATTGTCTAAAAGACTCTAAGATCATGTATGCCAGAAATTACAATTGTAGTGCATTATACTGTTAAGCACTTCTTAAGGCCTTTATCTAAATTCCTTCTTGTTTAATCCATAGAGCTGGGAGAAAACTGTTGATTGCTATTCTCCTGGACAAGGGTTAATGCCAGCAAGTTTTAAAGTTCGAACCGTGTCTCTTGATGGAGAAGAAGGAGTCTTTGAAGAAGTTCTGGACCCGGATTTTGGTGAAGCAGCCATTGgacgtgtggcccctgttgatTCTGGTAATATGTTCACCTATATTTGACGTGAAGGTTTGATTAATGTTCTTGCATCAGTCTTAAAAAGCTGTTTGACGTGCAGGTTTGTGGTGGATTATTTTGCTGAGAGCTTATGTAAAGATTACTGGTGATTATTCACTACAAGAAAGGGTGGATGTTCAGACAGGGATGCGACTGATTCTTCGCCTGTGCTTAACTAAAGGATTTGATATGTTCCCTACACTTTTAGTCACGGATGGTTCCTGCATGATTGATAGGCGCATGGGCATACATGGTCATCCTCTTGAGATTCAAGTAAGTTCAATTTTATTTGTTCCAGACCTTACGTCTTGGGTGTCATGTTGCACTCAGTTGTTTTATTCATCATTGTTGGTCTGCAAAAATGTTTCGGAAAATATCATCTTTCTTAATGTGTACCCATTGATCCGTCCTGTTTAATTTCATTGTATCTTAGGTTTCAATGACCATAATCACTAGGTAC
This genomic stretch from Spinacia oleracea cultivar Varoflay chromosome 3, BTI_SOV_V1, whole genome shotgun sequence harbors:
- the LOC110775138 gene encoding alkaline/neutral invertase A, mitochondrial-like; amino-acid sequence: MNTGSSIGVSTMNFSCRTLISRSRNSFILGISKNSILIDDLSTLRSYRSNYKLRRYKYDHCTSKIVGSKCKNGSNRKDFSDSGSWGRAKIFRRCCRGNDRSRGVSMVMNVASDVRNHSTSSSSSSSLSEARVNEKSFEKYYIQGGLNVGVDAKPLVIDRIEDGSGLGVEEKEDSIGVNTNDIEGMNEVEASSHKAKFSEIEQEAWGLLRNSILNYCGNPVGTVAANDPNDKEALNYDQVFIRDFVPSALAFLLKGEGDIVKNFLLHTLQLQSWEKTVDCYSPGQGLMPASFKVRTVSLDGEEGVFEEVLDPDFGEAAIGRVAPVDSGLWWIILLRAYVKITGDYSLQERVDVQTGMRLILRLCLTKGFDMFPTLLVTDGSCMIDRRMGIHGHPLEIQALFYSALRCSREMLIANDGTKSLVAAINNRLSALSFHIREYYWVDQEKLNEIYRYKTEEYSTDAINKFNIYPEQIPSWLGDWIPEKGGYFLGNLQPAQMDFRFFTLGNLWSIISSLGTPQQNESMLNLIEAKWDDLIADMPLKICFPALESEEWRIITGCDPKNTPWSYHNGGSWPTLLWQFTLACIKMGRPELAEKAINLAEKRLSVDKWPEYYDTKKGRFIGKQARLYQTWTIAGYLTSKMLLENPDAASALICDEDYELLEICVCALNKGGRNKCSPGVTRHQHMA